Proteins encoded together in one Balaenoptera ricei isolate mBalRic1 chromosome 2, mBalRic1.hap2, whole genome shotgun sequence window:
- the LOC132360317 gene encoding small ribosomal subunit protein uS19-like: protein MAEVEQKKKRTFRKFTYRGLDLNQLLDMSCEQLMQLYSARQRRRLNRGLRGKQHSLLKRLRKAKKEAPPLEKPEVMKTHLRDMIILPEMVGGMVGVSNGKTFNQVEIKPEMIGHYLGEFSITYKPVKHGRPGIGATHSSCFIPLK from the coding sequence ATGGCGGAAGTGGAGCAGAAGAAGAAGCGGACCTTCCGCAAGTTCACCTACCGTGGCTTGGACCTCAACCAACTGCTGGACATGTCCTGTGAGCAGCTGATGCAGCTGTACAGCgcgcggcagcggcggcggctcaACCGCGGCCTCCGGGGGAAGCAGCACTCGCTGCTGAAGCGGCTGCGCAAGGCCAAGAAGGAGGCGCCGCCCCTGGAGAAGCCCGAAGTGATGAAGACGCACCTGCGCGACATGATCATCCTGCCCGAGATGGTGGGCGGCATGGTGGGCGTCTCCAATGGCAAGACTTTCAACCAGGTGGAAATCAAGCCTGAGATGATTGGCCACTACCTAGGCGAGTTCTCCATAACCTACAAGCCTGTGAAGCACGGCCGGCCCGGCATTGGGGCCACCCACTCCTCCTGCTTCATCCCCCTCAAGTAG